In one window of Tachypleus tridentatus isolate NWPU-2018 chromosome 2, ASM421037v1, whole genome shotgun sequence DNA:
- the LOC143245018 gene encoding haloacid dehalogenase-like hydrolase domain-containing protein 3 isoform X3, protein MLSCRFVMLSDAAQLNAAFKRQWKILNEQHPNFGATSGIEPQTWWTNMVGRTFHDAGYDYLNQTQLQTLARHLFKAYSTKTCWEIQRGTHTLLQNLAKANIQLGIISNFDNRLQGILSEVGLLHNFDFIIDSYSVKVKKPSQKIFDLALKHVKHLEISPDQAVHIGDDLEDDYLGARNAGWNALLLTKKDNLSSEQLKFVKSSHILNDLREAEKHILETDI, encoded by the coding sequence AGTGATGCAGCTCAACTAAATGCAGCATTCAAAAGACAGTGGAAGATTTTGAATGAGCAACATCCAAACTTTGGAGCTACTTCAGGAATAGAACCACAGACTTGGTGGACTAATATGGTGGGAAGAACATTCCATGATGCTGGATATGATTATTTAAATCAAACACAACTTCAGACGTTAGCTCGTCACTTGTTTAAAGCATATAGTACTAAAACCTGTTGGGAGATTCAGCGTGGAACACACACACTTTTGCAGAATCTTGCAAAGGCCAACATACAACTTGGTATTATTTCTAACTTTGATAATCGCTTACAAGGCATTTTGTCTGAGGTGGGTCTTCTacacaattttgattttattattgaCTCTTACTCAGTAAAGGTCAAGAAGCCCAGTCAGAAGATTTTTGATTTGGCCCTGAAGCATGTAAAACACTTGGAGATTTCACCAGACCAAGCTGTTCACATTGGAGATGACTTGGAGGATGACTATCTAGGAGCTAGAAATGCTGGTTGGAATGCCCTTCTCTTGACAAAGAAAGATAACCTCTCATCAGAACAACTGAAATTTGTTAAATCAAGCCATATTCTAAATGACCTAAGGGAAGCTGAGAAGCACATCCTGGAAACTGATATTTGA
- the LOC143245018 gene encoding haloacid dehalogenase-like hydrolase domain-containing protein 3 isoform X2, whose amino-acid sequence MNIITVIDTSDAAQLNAAFKRQWKILNEQHPNFGATSGIEPQTWWTNMVGRTFHDAGYDYLNQTQLQTLARHLFKAYSTKTCWEIQRGTHTLLQNLAKANIQLGIISNFDNRLQGILSEVGLLHNFDFIIDSYSVKVKKPSQKIFDLALKHVKHLEISPDQAVHIGDDLEDDYLGARNAGWNALLLTKKDNLSSEQLKFVKSSHILNDLREAEKHILETDI is encoded by the coding sequence AGTGATGCAGCTCAACTAAATGCAGCATTCAAAAGACAGTGGAAGATTTTGAATGAGCAACATCCAAACTTTGGAGCTACTTCAGGAATAGAACCACAGACTTGGTGGACTAATATGGTGGGAAGAACATTCCATGATGCTGGATATGATTATTTAAATCAAACACAACTTCAGACGTTAGCTCGTCACTTGTTTAAAGCATATAGTACTAAAACCTGTTGGGAGATTCAGCGTGGAACACACACACTTTTGCAGAATCTTGCAAAGGCCAACATACAACTTGGTATTATTTCTAACTTTGATAATCGCTTACAAGGCATTTTGTCTGAGGTGGGTCTTCTacacaattttgattttattattgaCTCTTACTCAGTAAAGGTCAAGAAGCCCAGTCAGAAGATTTTTGATTTGGCCCTGAAGCATGTAAAACACTTGGAGATTTCACCAGACCAAGCTGTTCACATTGGAGATGACTTGGAGGATGACTATCTAGGAGCTAGAAATGCTGGTTGGAATGCCCTTCTCTTGACAAAGAAAGATAACCTCTCATCAGAACAACTGAAATTTGTTAAATCAAGCCATATTCTAAATGACCTAAGGGAAGCTGAGAAGCACATCCTGGAAACTGATATTTGA
- the LOC143245018 gene encoding rhythmically expressed gene 2 protein-like isoform X1, with protein MKRIRLATFDVTNTLLKFKISIGEEYSQTSNLYGIQSDAAQLNAAFKRQWKILNEQHPNFGATSGIEPQTWWTNMVGRTFHDAGYDYLNQTQLQTLARHLFKAYSTKTCWEIQRGTHTLLQNLAKANIQLGIISNFDNRLQGILSEVGLLHNFDFIIDSYSVKVKKPSQKIFDLALKHVKHLEISPDQAVHIGDDLEDDYLGARNAGWNALLLTKKDNLSSEQLKFVKSSHILNDLREAEKHILETDI; from the coding sequence ATGAAACGAATTAGGCTTGCAACTTTTGATGTTACCAATACATtgcttaaatttaaaatttcaattggAGAAGAGTACTCCCAAACATCAAATCTTTATGGTATTCAGAGTGATGCAGCTCAACTAAATGCAGCATTCAAAAGACAGTGGAAGATTTTGAATGAGCAACATCCAAACTTTGGAGCTACTTCAGGAATAGAACCACAGACTTGGTGGACTAATATGGTGGGAAGAACATTCCATGATGCTGGATATGATTATTTAAATCAAACACAACTTCAGACGTTAGCTCGTCACTTGTTTAAAGCATATAGTACTAAAACCTGTTGGGAGATTCAGCGTGGAACACACACACTTTTGCAGAATCTTGCAAAGGCCAACATACAACTTGGTATTATTTCTAACTTTGATAATCGCTTACAAGGCATTTTGTCTGAGGTGGGTCTTCTacacaattttgattttattattgaCTCTTACTCAGTAAAGGTCAAGAAGCCCAGTCAGAAGATTTTTGATTTGGCCCTGAAGCATGTAAAACACTTGGAGATTTCACCAGACCAAGCTGTTCACATTGGAGATGACTTGGAGGATGACTATCTAGGAGCTAGAAATGCTGGTTGGAATGCCCTTCTCTTGACAAAGAAAGATAACCTCTCATCAGAACAACTGAAATTTGTTAAATCAAGCCATATTCTAAATGACCTAAGGGAAGCTGAGAAGCACATCCTGGAAACTGATATTTGA